In Arachis hypogaea cultivar Tifrunner chromosome 7, arahy.Tifrunner.gnm2.J5K5, whole genome shotgun sequence, the genomic window ttctaaaaaaaatagatacagaattaaaagtagaaggtaataaaagaataaaagcaaCGGTTATTtcaaagagaaattacatgctctctaCGGGTTTGTTTACGCTACTTTGGTCTGTctgtccttgagaggaaggatcatcacttcccaagtttacGTCCGGTATTCTAAACATAATAGAGTACATGTTATTCACAAAAAATACCATATTAttaaatcatgataacaagattttatcaaataaagcttcttacgtttcagatgAGACATAGTGATCTTCCGTCAATCGCAGGTCAACTTCcttctccctgcgaaacaagaaacaattattagcaaagaaaacacCCTAAAATCTGAAATACACACCCCAAtaagacatacccctctgcagcagattttttattgttttccctTAAGAATTCATCTAAATCTTCAGTTCCAATTTTAGATCTAATAGTACATGcataaaagaacatgttaacaaatataattttgatgatagaTGGTAATATAGCTTACAAAGTACTGTACCCATGATAGGATTGAGCTTGCTCAGGAGATGAATCTTCAACAACgacctttttctttttggattgtgtcctggaaaaaaaaaacaagtatgaataaaaaatacaaaattattttggtcacaaaatactatccaaagaagtgcttatttttttggttttctctgagcttttttctttgttttttgtttctccACTGGTGATAATTTTTTGCTTctataagttaataagagacaCTCTGTTAATACATGAAATCTTGATAATAAACCCAaaggaaaggagtaataattttagaacattactcatcagttgattcagattctgaatcagaatcctcctggatcttctttctttttttggactCCATTCTGGAAGGTaaacaatcattatttaaaaaCATTCTAAAAgggataaaatacacccaaatgaatgcacaagatacacccaaatgaatgcacaaaatacacccaaatagagaaacaaaatacacccaaatggataaacaaaatacacccaagtatgTTACTTATTTTTTGGCTTTTCGAGTAGGTTGTTTTCTTgttgaatcctctgagtcttcttcagtttcagactcagaggtagaatggTTACTTTCAGTTGTTTCAGTCTCATATGATGATGTTGAACTtgccttctttttttatttttttggttttttcttttttttttcttttttttatttctttcattttttttttgtttcagccATCTTTACAATCCCTTGAAACATTAGAAATTTTAGTTAGAAGTATttaggtaaataaaatacacccaaaatattTTATTCACTTACTATATGTTCCTCCATTTCTGCCCTTATTTTTTCaaccaactgctccttagtccagttggcaatccagggttCTAGAGGTCTTTCTGCCctctttttgtctttattttttgatagatgaaagtaaattatcatcagggcaaagagGCAACCATCAActgcctttttcttttttagcTTGTAATCTGTTATGCCCTTTatgataaaactcaaaacatgTCCTTCCCAGTTCCGTTATGTTATTGTGTCCATCTCGaaaattggggccaggtgcacaggtgagattttgtttattgtcgttggtaacaggaacgccatctgtatatagaggatgaaaatcctcttgaacatgagGCGATCCTGTTCATTATCAACGGCAATAGCCATCATCTCATCTGTTAGATTTTttagggtcttaccctggaatcttctaaaaatttg contains:
- the LOC112702826 gene encoding uncharacterized protein isoform X4; protein product: MESKKRKKIQEDSDSESESTDETQSKKKKVVVEDSSPEQAQSYHGYSTLEKEVDLRLTEDHYVSSETIPDVNLGSDDPSSQGQTDQSSVNKPVESMVYFRLSLVEESASEPAEENMMVVREETPSEGLAIDPIQVCLPLSQTTTMLNT
- the LOC112702826 gene encoding uncharacterized protein isoform X3, which gives rise to MESKKRKKIQEDSDSESESTDETQSKKKKVVVEDSSPEQAQSYHGSKIGTEDLDEFLRENNKKSAAEGEKEVDLRLTEDHYVSSETIPDVNLGSDDPSSQGQTDQSSVNKPVESMVYFRLSLVEESASEPAEENMMVVREETPSEGLAIDPIQVCLPLSQTTTMLNT